The Haloplanus salinarum genome includes a region encoding these proteins:
- a CDS encoding amphi-Trp domain-containing protein yields MANVPDDDATGSTELGDYFEEEYDVTAAVAGEFLVDLGEQLQSGEGGVTLSGGDWELDFAYSDAVELEVEYVDGPDGELEIEVELSPAGDDESPPSLG; encoded by the coding sequence ATGGCGAACGTTCCCGACGACGACGCGACCGGCAGCACCGAACTCGGCGACTACTTCGAGGAGGAGTACGACGTGACCGCGGCCGTGGCCGGCGAGTTCCTCGTCGACCTGGGCGAACAGCTTCAGTCGGGCGAGGGTGGCGTGACACTCTCCGGTGGCGATTGGGAACTCGACTTCGCGTACAGCGACGCCGTCGAACTCGAAGTCGAGTACGTCGACGGTCCCGACGGCGAACTGGAGATCGAGGTCGAGCTGTCGCCCGCGGGCGACGACGAGTCGCCCCCATCGCTCGGCTAG
- a CDS encoding nuclear transport factor 2 family protein codes for MDGSDGGGAEATVRAFYAAIDAGEYDRLRGLLAPEFVHHRPDRTLDGRERFVRFMREERPRTDTEHVLDSVCVGHGETFARGRLRAEGDGDLFGFVDVHRIDGDRIASLSTYTD; via the coding sequence ATGGACGGGAGCGACGGCGGTGGGGCCGAGGCGACGGTTCGGGCGTTCTACGCCGCCATCGACGCCGGCGAGTACGACCGCCTCCGGGGGTTGCTCGCCCCCGAGTTCGTCCACCACCGCCCGGACCGGACCCTCGACGGACGGGAGCGGTTCGTCCGGTTCATGCGGGAGGAACGGCCACGAACCGACACCGAACACGTCCTCGACTCGGTGTGTGTCGGGCACGGGGAGACGTTCGCCCGTGGCCGCCTGCGGGCCGAGGGCGACGGCGACCTGTTCGGGTTCGTCGACGTCCACCGGATCGACGGCGACCGGATCGCGTCGCTGTCGACGTACACCGACTAG
- a CDS encoding DUF367 family protein — protein sequence MDLHVRYEGDDDPEKCTARKLARFDLVDLHRSDRATPYGVVLNPHAERALSPADATGTLVALDCSWESAGQARFSIPGEHRALPYLVAANPVNFGKPFRLTTVEALAAGLVILGDRPHAERLLAKFTWGETFLELNDEPLRRYADCADSAEVVAVQGEYLDRQA from the coding sequence GTGGACCTGCACGTCCGCTACGAGGGCGACGACGACCCCGAGAAGTGTACGGCCCGGAAACTCGCGCGGTTCGACCTGGTCGACCTGCACCGCTCGGACCGGGCGACGCCGTACGGCGTGGTGCTCAACCCCCACGCCGAGCGGGCGCTCTCGCCCGCCGACGCGACGGGGACGCTGGTCGCCCTCGACTGTTCGTGGGAGTCGGCCGGGCAGGCGCGCTTCTCGATTCCGGGCGAGCACCGCGCGCTCCCCTACCTCGTCGCCGCCAACCCCGTCAACTTCGGCAAGCCGTTCCGGCTGACCACGGTCGAGGCCCTCGCCGCGGGGCTGGTCATCCTCGGCGACCGACCCCACGCCGAGCGACTCCTGGCGAAGTTCACGTGGGGCGAGACGTTCCTCGAACTCAACGACGAACCCCTGCGGCGGTACGCCGACTGCGCGGACTCGGCCGAGGTGGTGGCCGTCCAGGGGGAGTATCTGGACCGACAAGCTTGA
- a CDS encoding NOG1 family protein, whose protein sequence is MIFEGLPTTPRSEELIDKAFSRAARSGRAKSGLEAQQSMLQTAGNILSDNLENVVTEWPDFGVVDPFYRELADAVLRRELDARTGEDGAEQVGLDALRASLSEVTWASRQVETIQREYNTKLRKTDPETARKHRKQAFARMADVVEEVEADLLRVGEARNALRDLPDIRPDEPTIVVAGYPNVGKSSFVNGVTRADNEIASYPFTTRGIQIGHFERNHIRYQIIDTPGLLDRPADERNDIENQAVSALTHLADAVVFVVDASGSCGYPLDAQIALRDAAVDRFDAPVLTVCNKSDRSRDVEADAYMSVTEDENVDAVLDLAVETVDWEPDLPSRSG, encoded by the coding sequence ATGATTTTCGAAGGCCTGCCGACCACGCCCCGGTCGGAGGAGCTCATCGACAAGGCGTTCTCGCGGGCGGCCCGCTCCGGGCGTGCGAAGTCGGGCCTGGAGGCCCAGCAGTCGATGCTGCAGACGGCGGGAAACATCCTCTCGGACAACTTGGAGAACGTGGTGACCGAGTGGCCCGACTTCGGCGTCGTCGATCCGTTCTACCGGGAGCTCGCGGACGCGGTGTTGCGACGGGAGTTGGACGCCAGAACCGGCGAGGATGGCGCCGAACAGGTCGGGCTGGACGCCCTCCGGGCCAGCCTCTCGGAGGTGACGTGGGCGAGCCGTCAGGTCGAGACGATCCAGCGGGAGTACAACACGAAGCTCCGGAAGACCGACCCCGAGACGGCACGCAAACACCGCAAACAGGCGTTCGCGCGGATGGCCGACGTGGTCGAGGAGGTCGAGGCGGACCTCCTGCGGGTCGGCGAGGCGCGCAACGCGCTCCGTGACCTGCCCGACATCCGCCCCGACGAGCCGACCATCGTCGTCGCCGGCTACCCCAACGTCGGCAAGTCGTCGTTCGTGAACGGCGTCACGCGCGCCGACAACGAGATCGCGAGCTACCCCTTCACCACCCGGGGGATCCAGATCGGTCACTTCGAGCGGAACCACATCCGCTATCAGATCATCGACACCCCGGGGTTGCTCGACCGTCCCGCCGACGAGCGCAACGACATCGAGAACCAGGCCGTGAGCGCGCTGACCCACCTCGCCGACGCCGTCGTGTTCGTCGTCGACGCCAGCGGATCGTGTGGCTACCCCCTCGACGCCCAGATCGCCCTCCGGGACGCCGCTGTCGACCGCTTCGACGCGCCCGTCCTCACCGTCTGTAACAAGAGCGACCGCTCGCGCGACGTCGAGGCCGACGCCTACATGAGCGTCACCGAGGACGAGAACGTCGACGCCGTCCTCGATCTGGCCGTCGAGACGGTCGACTGGGAGCCCGACCTGCCCTCCCGCTCGGGGTAG
- a CDS encoding TIGR00341 family protein, with the protein MRLVQVMVPPGKRDAVLRTLDDEGIDYVVADETSHREYTASVTFPLPQAAVEPVLERLHEAGLDREAYTVVLNAETVISRRFDDLVDRYEEGDENGDRIAREELAARARSLAPNWRTFVVMTVVSSVVATAGLLLDSAAVVVGSMVIAPLIGPAMATSTGSVVDDRELLLRGVKQQVAGGVLAVLAAAAFAVVLRATHVVPLEAADVFAINEVRERLVPDVLSLVIALGAGVAGALSLSTGVSTALVGVMIAAALVPPTAVVGIGLAWGSPRTVTGALVLVLVNFLSINFAALAVLWATGYRPKGWLRHEEARVATLKRIAALGAVLLVLSTLLAGITYSTYRTATFEEETRVVVDDVLGEHASLERVSLSVTYEETFPFTRPEQVTVVVGHPPGVDPPTLAGRFAGQIDAVTDTPFRTDRPVAVEVRYVVVERSTAAEGTDATARLSDDPPRAAAERASPGANRATAWR; encoded by the coding sequence GTGCGACTCGTCCAGGTCATGGTTCCGCCGGGGAAACGCGACGCGGTCCTGCGAACCCTCGACGACGAGGGTATCGACTACGTCGTCGCCGACGAGACCAGCCACCGGGAGTACACCGCGTCCGTCACGTTCCCGCTCCCCCAGGCGGCGGTCGAACCCGTCCTCGAACGCCTCCACGAGGCGGGGCTTGATCGCGAGGCCTACACCGTCGTTTTGAACGCCGAGACGGTCATCTCTCGGCGGTTCGACGACCTCGTCGATCGCTACGAGGAGGGCGACGAGAACGGCGACCGGATCGCCCGCGAGGAGCTCGCGGCACGGGCGCGGTCGCTGGCGCCCAACTGGCGCACGTTCGTCGTCATGACCGTCGTGAGTTCGGTGGTCGCCACCGCCGGCCTGTTGCTCGACTCCGCGGCGGTCGTCGTCGGGTCGATGGTCATCGCGCCGCTGATCGGCCCGGCGATGGCGACGAGTACGGGCTCGGTCGTCGACGACCGCGAACTCCTCCTCCGAGGCGTGAAACAGCAGGTCGCCGGCGGCGTCCTGGCCGTCCTCGCGGCCGCGGCGTTCGCGGTCGTGTTGCGAGCAACCCACGTCGTCCCGCTGGAGGCGGCGGACGTGTTCGCCATCAACGAGGTGCGGGAACGGCTCGTCCCGGACGTCCTCTCGCTGGTCATCGCGCTGGGGGCCGGCGTGGCGGGCGCGCTGAGCCTCTCGACCGGCGTCTCGACAGCCCTCGTCGGCGTCATGATCGCCGCGGCGCTCGTCCCGCCAACCGCCGTCGTCGGCATCGGCCTCGCGTGGGGGTCGCCCCGCACCGTCACCGGGGCGCTCGTCCTCGTGCTCGTCAACTTCCTGTCGATCAACTTCGCGGCGCTCGCGGTGCTGTGGGCGACGGGCTACCGCCCGAAGGGGTGGCTCCGCCACGAGGAGGCGCGGGTCGCGACGCTGAAACGCATCGCCGCGCTCGGCGCCGTGCTACTCGTCCTCTCGACGCTGCTCGCGGGCATCACGTACAGCACCTACCGCACCGCCACCTTCGAGGAGGAGACTCGTGTCGTCGTCGACGACGTCCTCGGCGAGCACGCGTCCCTCGAACGCGTCTCGCTCAGCGTCACCTACGAGGAGACGTTTCCGTTCACCCGACCCGAGCAGGTGACCGTCGTCGTCGGCCACCCACCCGGGGTCGACCCGCCGACGCTGGCGGGCCGCTTCGCCGGACAGATCGACGCGGTCACCGACACGCCCTTCCGGACCGACCGACCCGTCGCCGTCGAGGTGCGATACGTCGTCGTCGAACGGTCGACCGCGGCAGAGGGGACCGACGCGACGGCGCGTCTCTCCGACGACCCGCCCCGCGCCGCTGCCGAGCGCGCGTCGCCCGGCGCGAACCGAGCGACCGCGTGGCGGTGA
- a CDS encoding bile acid:sodium symporter family protein — MSFTDRLSRISRLASKYFVVWVVLASGAALANPAPFVPVLDYVTPLLGLIMLGMGLTLQPADFERLIARPVDVGVGAVTQWLVMPLAAYALYLVLDLPDAVGLGLVLVGAAPGGTASNVMTYLGRGDVALSVAITTLTTLAAPVVMPAWTLFILGESVDVTFMEMFTSIVQIVIIPVVLGFAIRYVLDRKAPRAAEVGVDVFPVISVAAIVAIVAGVVGANVENIRTAGALVVLAVVAHNGIGLGAGFGVGRAAGMSEDRVRTCTFEVGLQNSGLAVALATSLFSPAAALIPALFSVWHNVTGPALASYFTWREDAAANVDAATAD; from the coding sequence GTGAGCTTCACCGACCGACTCTCTCGTATCAGCCGACTGGCAAGCAAGTACTTCGTCGTCTGGGTCGTGCTGGCCTCGGGCGCGGCGCTCGCGAACCCGGCGCCGTTCGTCCCCGTGCTGGACTACGTCACCCCGCTGCTCGGCCTGATCATGCTGGGGATGGGGCTGACTCTCCAACCGGCGGACTTCGAGCGGTTGATCGCCCGTCCGGTGGACGTGGGCGTGGGTGCCGTGACACAGTGGCTGGTGATGCCGCTCGCGGCCTACGCGCTGTATCTCGTCCTCGATCTGCCCGACGCCGTCGGGCTCGGCCTCGTCCTCGTCGGCGCGGCGCCGGGCGGCACCGCCTCGAACGTGATGACCTACCTCGGCCGCGGCGACGTGGCCCTGTCGGTCGCGATCACGACGCTGACGACGCTCGCCGCGCCGGTCGTCATGCCCGCGTGGACGCTGTTCATCCTCGGCGAGAGCGTCGACGTGACCTTCATGGAGATGTTCACGAGCATCGTCCAGATCGTCATCATCCCGGTCGTCCTCGGGTTCGCGATCCGCTACGTCCTCGACCGGAAGGCGCCCCGGGCCGCCGAGGTTGGCGTCGACGTGTTCCCGGTGATCAGCGTGGCCGCCATCGTCGCCATCGTCGCGGGCGTCGTCGGGGCCAACGTCGAGAACATCCGCACGGCCGGGGCGTTGGTCGTCCTCGCCGTGGTCGCACACAACGGGATCGGCCTCGGTGCCGGCTTCGGTGTCGGCCGCGCCGCGGGTATGTCCGAGGACCGCGTGCGCACCTGCACGTTCGAGGTGGGCCTCCAGAACAGCGGACTGGCGGTGGCGCTCGCCACGTCGTTGTTCTCGCCGGCGGCGGCCCTGATCCCCGCCCTGTTCAGCGTCTGGCACAACGTCACCGGCCCGGCGCTGGCGAGTTACTTCACCTGGCGCGAGGACGCGGCGGCGAACGTCGACGCCGCGACGGCCGACTGA
- a CDS encoding 5-formyltetrahydrofolate cyclo-ligase: MDKDRIRERVWDDLEESGEARFPFPPHGRIPNFAGADDAAARLRATDEWAAADVVKANPDAPQLPVRRAALRDGKTCYVAVPRLRDERAFRRLDPAIDDYDDATTVGGIEEYGTPVGPAGMSSVDLIVSGSVAVNGAGVRIGKGEGYSDLEFAVLRAFDLVDDGTTTVTTVHDRQVIEGDLPTAAHDVPMDLVVTPSRTVRTDTGAKPTGVDWDALPSERVAEMPLLERLRPE, translated from the coding sequence ATGGACAAGGACCGGATCAGGGAGCGCGTCTGGGACGACCTGGAGGAGAGCGGCGAGGCACGGTTCCCGTTCCCGCCCCACGGCCGCATCCCCAACTTCGCGGGCGCCGACGACGCGGCGGCGCGACTGCGGGCGACCGACGAGTGGGCGGCGGCGGACGTCGTCAAGGCGAACCCCGACGCGCCCCAGTTGCCGGTGCGGCGGGCGGCGCTCCGTGACGGGAAGACCTGCTACGTGGCCGTGCCCCGGCTGCGCGACGAGCGGGCGTTCCGCCGGCTGGACCCCGCTATCGACGACTACGACGACGCGACCACCGTCGGCGGCATCGAGGAGTACGGAACGCCGGTCGGGCCCGCGGGGATGTCGTCGGTCGACCTGATCGTCAGCGGGAGCGTCGCCGTGAACGGGGCCGGTGTACGGATCGGCAAGGGCGAGGGGTACAGCGACCTGGAGTTCGCCGTCCTCCGGGCGTTCGACCTGGTCGACGACGGGACGACGACGGTCACGACGGTCCACGACCGCCAGGTGATCGAGGGCGACCTCCCGACCGCGGCCCACGACGTACCGATGGACCTCGTGGTCACGCCGTCGCGGACGGTCCGAACGGACACTGGTGCGAAGCCGACCGGGGTCGACTGGGACGCGCTCCCGTCCGAACGGGTCGCGGAGATGCCGCTGCTGGAGCGACTGCGGCCGGAGTGA
- the engB gene encoding GTP-binding protein EngB, with protein sequence MFEDRPDRDEVVLVGRSNVGKSTLMRELTGHDVPTGRKPGVTRQPNHFDWASEGFMFTDLPGFGFMSGVPEEQREQIKTDVVRYVEDNADDILAGVLVVDGKSVVDIIDRHSGEGEVPHDVELFHFLRDVEVPTVVAVNKMDKVDDRDERLDDLCDRLGILPPWQQWRDTVAPICAKRGDIDALTDALETHFHEAKRDDLLKFL encoded by the coding sequence ATGTTCGAGGACCGCCCGGACCGCGACGAGGTCGTCCTCGTCGGCCGGTCGAACGTCGGCAAGTCGACGCTGATGCGCGAGTTGACCGGGCACGACGTCCCCACGGGCCGCAAGCCGGGGGTGACACGCCAGCCCAACCACTTCGACTGGGCGTCCGAGGGGTTCATGTTCACCGACCTCCCGGGCTTCGGCTTCATGTCCGGCGTCCCGGAGGAGCAACGCGAGCAGATAAAGACCGATGTCGTGCGGTACGTCGAGGACAACGCCGACGACATCCTGGCCGGCGTCCTCGTCGTCGACGGCAAGAGCGTCGTCGACATCATCGACCGCCACAGCGGCGAGGGCGAGGTGCCCCACGACGTGGAACTGTTCCACTTCCTCCGGGACGTGGAGGTGCCGACCGTCGTCGCCGTCAACAAGATGGACAAGGTCGACGACCGGGACGAGCGACTCGACGACCTCTGTGACCGCCTCGGCATCCTCCCGCCGTGGCAACAGTGGCGCGACACGGTCGCCCCCATCTGTGCGAAACGCGGCGACATCGACGCCCTGACCGACGCCCTCGAAACCCACTTCCACGAGGCGAAACGCGACGACCTGCTGAAGTTCCTGTAG
- a CDS encoding FAD-dependent monooxygenase, with product MSPDDTARSTDDLTVTVSGGSMGGLFTGIALDRAGHDVVVFEQSTGELRSRGGGIVAQRSVRRFLADHDVADPSGLTTTTSERRFLTADGDVRTATPDSMAFTSWDAVYRRLRDAFPDGRYHTGRRVDDVAPATGTVTFADGIERAADLVVAAEGGRSSTRAGLYPDVSPAFADYVAWRGVVPESDLPAAVVDAAADRFTFYQGDGLLFLSYFIPGADGGVEPGDRRLNWVWYDTLGERDRGRIFTDASGAERRFGVPPGGLRDPVERRRRDRASTTLPPTFAATVAATDEPFVQAIYDLAVPSMVVDRACLLGDAAFVARPHTAAGTAKAADDAVELAAALDDHDALDAALAAWDRERTDAGSRLVERGKRMGDDRLGLGG from the coding sequence GTGTCCCCCGACGATACGGCTCGGTCGACGGACGACCTCACGGTCACGGTGTCGGGCGGGTCGATGGGCGGGCTGTTCACCGGTATCGCGCTCGACCGGGCGGGCCACGACGTGGTCGTCTTCGAGCAGTCGACCGGCGAACTCCGGAGCCGCGGCGGCGGCATCGTCGCCCAGCGATCCGTCCGCCGCTTTCTCGCCGACCACGACGTCGCCGACCCGTCCGGGCTGACGACGACGACGAGCGAGCGTCGCTTTCTGACCGCCGACGGCGACGTGCGGACGGCGACGCCCGATTCGATGGCGTTCACCTCGTGGGACGCCGTCTACCGCCGACTGCGCGACGCCTTCCCCGACGGCCGTTACCACACCGGGAGGCGTGTCGACGACGTGGCGCCGGCGACGGGAACCGTGACCTTCGCCGACGGAATCGAGCGAGCGGCCGACCTGGTCGTCGCCGCCGAGGGCGGCCGGTCGTCGACCCGTGCGGGGTTGTATCCCGACGTCTCCCCCGCGTTCGCCGACTACGTCGCCTGGCGGGGCGTCGTCCCCGAGAGCGACCTCCCCGCGGCCGTCGTCGACGCCGCCGCCGACCGGTTCACCTTCTATCAGGGTGACGGACTGCTCTTCCTGTCGTATTTCATCCCCGGCGCCGACGGCGGGGTCGAGCCCGGCGACCGCCGCCTCAACTGGGTCTGGTACGACACGCTCGGAGAGCGGGACCGCGGGCGGATCTTCACGGACGCGAGCGGGGCCGAACGACGGTTCGGCGTCCCACCGGGCGGACTGCGCGACCCGGTCGAGCGCCGGCGGCGCGACCGGGCGTCGACGACCCTCCCGCCGACGTTCGCGGCGACGGTGGCGGCGACCGACGAGCCGTTCGTGCAGGCCATCTACGATCTGGCGGTCCCCTCGATGGTCGTCGACCGGGCGTGTCTGCTCGGGGACGCGGCGTTCGTCGCCCGCCCGCATACCGCCGCCGGCACCGCGAAGGCGGCCGACGACGCGGTCGAACTGGCGGCGGCGCTCGACGACCACGACGCGCTCGACGCCGCGCTCGCGGCGTGGGACCGGGAGCGGACCGACGCGGGGAGCCGCCTCGTCGAACGCGGCAAGCGGATGGGCGACGACCGTCTCGGCCTCGGCGGGTGA
- the ddh gene encoding D-2-hydroxyacid dehydrogenase, translating into MSVSTLGVHGSVGEVFPTAVFRDALADAGPSVRVVSDGDDLTPCDALVTFAYEERFLDAGLDWIHSIQAGVDRFPFDELSDREIALTNSTGIHGDVVGETTVGMMLAFARRLHVHRSNQERGEWRKPAWDDAFPLRRESACVVGLGTLGRGIATRASALGMDVTGVKRTPTPVDGVDRVHPPADLHEAVADAGFVALAVPLNDDTEGMISAAELAAMREDAYLINVARGPVVDQAALVDALESGAIAGAGLDVFEAEPLPADSPLWDREEVIVTPHAAGINDEYYERVATIVRENLRRLSAGESLTNRVV; encoded by the coding sequence ATGTCCGTCTCGACGCTCGGCGTACACGGGTCGGTCGGCGAAGTGTTTCCCACGGCGGTGTTCCGCGACGCCCTCGCTGACGCCGGTCCGTCGGTCCGGGTCGTGAGCGACGGGGACGACCTGACCCCGTGTGACGCCCTCGTGACCTTCGCCTACGAGGAGCGGTTCCTCGATGCCGGTCTCGACTGGATCCACTCGATTCAGGCGGGCGTGGACCGCTTCCCGTTCGACGAACTGTCCGATCGGGAAATCGCGCTTACCAACAGTACCGGCATCCACGGCGACGTGGTCGGCGAGACGACGGTGGGGATGATGCTCGCGTTCGCCCGCCGCCTGCACGTCCACCGGTCGAACCAGGAGCGCGGCGAGTGGCGCAAGCCCGCGTGGGACGACGCCTTCCCCCTGCGCCGGGAGTCCGCCTGCGTGGTCGGCCTCGGCACGCTCGGCCGGGGGATCGCCACCCGCGCGTCGGCGCTCGGCATGGACGTGACCGGCGTCAAGCGGACGCCGACGCCCGTGGACGGCGTCGACCGGGTCCACCCGCCTGCCGACCTGCACGAGGCCGTCGCCGACGCCGGGTTCGTCGCACTCGCGGTCCCCCTGAACGACGACACCGAGGGCATGATCTCGGCGGCGGAGCTGGCGGCCATGCGCGAGGACGCGTACCTGATCAACGTCGCCCGCGGCCCGGTCGTCGACCAGGCCGCCCTCGTCGACGCCCTCGAATCGGGAGCCATCGCCGGCGCCGGCCTCGACGTCTTCGAGGCCGAACCCCTCCCGGCGGACTCGCCGCTCTGGGACCGCGAGGAGGTGATCGTCACGCCCCACGCCGCGGGGATCAACGACGAGTACTACGAGCGGGTGGCGACCATCGTCCGCGAGAACCTACGCCGGCTCTCGGCGGGCGAGTCGCTCACCAACCGGGTCGTGTAG
- a CDS encoding NUDIX domain-containing protein, protein MTHVVTCFLRHGTDVLLGRRSDAVGTYIGRWAGVSGYVEGDPGDAERDARREVREETGWGDATLVRAGDSVDVEDGDRTWTVHPFLFEVDSRTVTPNEEIATYEWVSPPAIRERETVPGLWAAYEAVAPTVTTVATDTVHGSAWLSLRALEVLRDRAAVADDHAAVASVARDLRDARPSMAAVANRVNRAMSAADRTPAAVRTRAERVADAALDAGREAATRAAERCGASVATLSRSGTVRAALERARPAVLIGESRPAREGADVAAALADAGLDVTLTTDAALPAELGARDPDAVLVGADAVLADGSVVNKVGTRGLALAAARENVPVYVVAAAAKVRPDERVHAEAGEAVDLYDGPAPVSVANPVFDRTPADLVTGVVTERGVLDGDDVRAVAAEHRANAAWDEG, encoded by the coding sequence ATGACCCACGTCGTCACCTGCTTCCTGCGCCACGGGACCGACGTCCTGCTCGGCCGTCGCAGCGACGCCGTCGGCACCTACATCGGCCGGTGGGCCGGCGTCTCGGGCTACGTCGAGGGCGATCCCGGCGACGCCGAACGCGACGCCCGACGCGAGGTCCGCGAGGAGACGGGATGGGGGGACGCGACGCTCGTCCGCGCCGGCGACTCCGTCGACGTCGAGGACGGGGATCGGACCTGGACCGTCCACCCCTTCCTGTTCGAAGTGGACTCGCGGACGGTGACGCCCAACGAGGAGATAGCGACCTACGAGTGGGTGTCGCCGCCGGCGATCCGCGAGCGCGAGACGGTGCCGGGACTGTGGGCGGCCTACGAGGCCGTGGCGCCGACGGTGACGACGGTGGCCACCGACACCGTCCACGGGTCCGCGTGGCTCTCGCTCCGCGCACTCGAGGTCCTCCGGGACCGGGCGGCCGTCGCCGATGACCACGCCGCCGTCGCGAGCGTGGCCCGCGACCTCCGGGACGCCAGGCCGAGCATGGCCGCCGTCGCGAACCGCGTGAACCGGGCGATGAGCGCGGCCGACCGGACGCCGGCGGCGGTCCGGACACGGGCCGAACGGGTCGCCGACGCGGCGCTCGACGCCGGCCGCGAGGCCGCCACGCGCGCCGCCGAGCGGTGTGGCGCGTCGGTGGCGACCCTCTCGCGGTCCGGGACGGTCCGGGCGGCGCTGGAACGGGCGCGGCCCGCGGTCCTGATCGGCGAGTCACGACCCGCCCGGGAGGGGGCCGACGTGGCTGCGGCGCTGGCCGACGCCGGACTGGACGTGACGCTCACGACCGACGCCGCGCTCCCGGCCGAACTCGGGGCCCGGGACCCCGACGCCGTCCTCGTCGGCGCGGACGCGGTGCTGGCGGACGGAAGCGTCGTCAACAAGGTCGGCACCCGGGGACTGGCGCTCGCGGCGGCCCGCGAGAACGTGCCGGTGTACGTCGTCGCCGCCGCGGCCAAGGTGCGCCCGGACGAACGCGTCCACGCCGAGGCGGGCGAGGCCGTCGACCTCTACGACGGGCCGGCGCCGGTGTCGGTCGCGAACCCTGTCTTCGATCGGACGCCCGCGGACCTGGTGACCGGCGTGGTCACGGAGCGGGGTGTCCTCGACGGCGACGACGTCCGGGCGGTCGCGGCCGAACACCGGGCGAACGCCGCGTGGGACGAAGGGTGA
- a CDS encoding metallophosphoesterase family protein, with protein sequence MRLAIIGDTHIPDRATGIPDWVRERVEAADHVVHVGDFEGPAVVEGVRSLADGNLTAVRGNVDPPSVELPSVATVELGGVAFVVTHGTGNRIGYEDRVAAAVRDHGGDVGVAGHTHQHLDTEHDGVRLLNPGSATGADPATETTMLSATVAGGDLDVTLHRGGE encoded by the coding sequence ATGCGACTCGCGATCATCGGCGACACGCACATCCCCGACCGCGCGACGGGGATCCCCGACTGGGTCCGCGAACGCGTCGAGGCCGCGGATCACGTCGTCCACGTCGGCGACTTCGAGGGTCCGGCGGTCGTCGAGGGAGTCCGCTCGCTCGCCGACGGGAACCTCACCGCGGTCCGGGGGAACGTCGACCCGCCGAGCGTCGAACTCCCTTCGGTGGCGACCGTCGAACTCGGCGGCGTCGCGTTCGTCGTCACCCACGGGACGGGTAACCGGATCGGCTACGAGGACCGCGTCGCCGCGGCGGTCCGGGACCACGGGGGCGACGTGGGCGTCGCCGGTCACACTCACCAGCACCTCGACACCGAACACGACGGCGTCCGCCTCCTGAACCCCGGGTCGGCGACCGGGGCCGATCCGGCCACCGAGACGACGATGCTCTCGGCGACCGTCGCCGGCGGCGACCTGGACGTGACCCTGCACCGCGGCGGCGAGTGA
- a CDS encoding coenzyme F420-0:L-glutamate ligase produces MDVFPVPDLPEIRPGDSLAALIDERVDLRPDDVVCVASTVVSKAEDRIADLDAFPAGPRAHDLAAGLERATGEEKDPRFAQAVLAESADLLMEAPFLLTETNFGHVTVNAGIDRSNVRGGDLLLLPEAPTESAARIETGLDVDRVVVTDTCGRPFRHGQRGVAIGWAGIPAARDWRGERDREGRELGVTVQAVVDELAAAANLVAGEGAGGTPAVVVRGFEFGDHAGSDALFRDVEGDFVRQALHEWSFEAE; encoded by the coding sequence ATGGACGTCTTTCCCGTCCCCGACCTCCCGGAGATCCGTCCGGGCGACTCGCTCGCGGCGCTGATCGACGAGCGGGTCGACCTCCGCCCCGACGACGTGGTCTGTGTCGCCAGCACCGTCGTCTCGAAGGCCGAGGACCGGATCGCCGACCTCGATGCCTTCCCCGCCGGTCCGCGGGCGCACGACCTCGCCGCGGGCCTCGAACGCGCCACCGGCGAGGAGAAGGACCCCCGGTTCGCGCAGGCGGTGTTGGCGGAGAGCGCCGACCTCCTGATGGAGGCACCCTTCCTCCTGACCGAGACGAACTTCGGCCACGTGACCGTCAACGCGGGCATCGACCGCTCGAACGTGCGCGGCGGGGATCTCCTGCTCCTGCCCGAGGCGCCGACGGAGAGCGCCGCCCGGATCGAAACGGGGCTCGATGTCGATCGGGTGGTCGTCACCGACACCTGCGGTCGCCCCTTCCGGCACGGCCAGCGGGGCGTCGCCATCGGCTGGGCGGGGATCCCGGCCGCCCGCGACTGGCGCGGCGAGCGCGACCGGGAGGGACGCGAACTCGGCGTGACCGTCCAGGCGGTCGTCGACGAACTCGCCGCCGCCGCCAACCTCGTCGCCGGCGAGGGCGCGGGCGGAACGCCGGCCGTCGTCGTCCGAGGGTTCGAGTTCGGCGACCACGCCGGCAGCGACGCGCTCTTTCGCGACGTCGAGGGCGACTTCGTCCGCCAGGCGCTCCACGAGTGGTCCTTCGAGGCCGAGTAG